TTCTGTTGTATAATTATCTTTATAGGGGGAGGGGCATATGGATAAAAAGATTGGACATCGAATCAAATATCATCGACTAAAGTCGAGAATGACACAAACAGAATTATCAAATGGAGTCATTTCCGTTTCCTACTTATCCAAAATAGAGAATGGAGAAGTAGAGCCTCGTCAGGAAGTTGTCAGTTTATTATCGAAAAAGCTAAACATGGAATTAGAAGCAGATGAACATAATGGTATCGAATTTTTTAAAGCATGGTTTCGTCATTTATTGGTTGGTAACCGAAAGGAAGCTGTAAAAGGGTATCAGCACATGAAAGGGCACATGAATATTGCAGATACCTCATATCGAAATATAATCGATATCCATAGGCTAAGCTATTACATACTAATTAACGATAAAGCTAATAAGGAAAAGCAGTATAAATATTTACACAGTATATCGCATAGCTTCACAGAAGCAGAAACCTATTATTGGTATAAATTTATGGGCGATTATCATTTTTCCTTGTTATCTTTTAAAAAGGCATTATCCTTTTATCAGCGTGCAGAAGATTATTTAAGATATCCTATCTATTCATTGAAGGATGAAGAAAATGACCTGTATTATTTAATTGCATTATCGGCTAGTAAACTGCGACAGACACATCATACATTTTCATACGCTACTAAAGCGTTAGACTATTATCAGAAGGTATATAACCTAAAAAGGTGTGCAGAATGTCATATTCTTTTAGGGATATCCTATCGCAGGACATATGAACTGGATAAGGCTAAGGAAAGCTATCAATTAGCAGCTACGATTGCAGAGCTTGCCAATGAACATTCCCTATACGCGCTATGTAATCAAAATTTAGGAAAAGTGTACTCTCTGTTAAATAAGTCAGAGGAAGCAATTGGATACTATTTGAAGAGCTATGAACTGCATGCCAGTGAATCGATTAGTGACCAAATTGTTCCTGTATCAAGCTTGATGAAAGAATTTTACCAAAAAAGGGATTATACAAATGCAGATAAATGGCTGCAAAAAGGGCTCGATTTGTCGGAGAGCTTAACACCTTTAGATTCCATTTATGTTTATGAATTTAAAGTGTACTGGTACTTGATACATGGAATTGAAGATAGAGAATTCGTAAGTTTAATTACAAAGAAAGTATTGCCTTTCTTGGATGAGATACAATTACCATATGAGAAATATAAGTATTTAAAGATTTTAGCAGATTACTATTTTGATAATCGAAAATATAAATTAGCTGCAAGCTATTATAATTATGCTAATAGTGTACTTAGTGGGGTTTACAAGGAAAGGTGGTGAGGATGTTGAAGAAGGTAATTACATTACTTTCCTTGGCATTGATACTTTTTTTTGCTTCAGAAAGCTGGGTGCAGCCTACAACAATCGAGGTGGTAACCGAAGAGGGAGTTCCTCCGTTAAACGATAAAGAGCCTAAACCAAAAAGCCGTGGATAATGTATCCGTATATATCACATATTTAGAGCTGTAATAGTATATTTTTAAGTGTAATACATAAAGGAGCTGTCCTTGCGATAGGATAGCTCCCTTACGTTTTAGGAAATATATTGAACTGGTATATTATCTATGGAAATAATCTACTAATCCATCAGTAATTGCTGTTGCAACTTGATTTTGGTATGCAGCTGTTTGAACAGTAGCTAAATCATTTGGATTGGTAATAAATCCAAGCTCTATTAAAACAGATGGTGCAGTTGTACCGCGAAGTACGCTGAAGTTACGTTGCATAATACCGCGATTATCCAAGCTTACGGTAGAAGCTAGTGCCGATTGAATATTTTGTGCTAAGCCCCGGTCAGAGCCATTGCCAAAATAAGTAGTTACCCCATTGACCCCAATTGTAGGAAAGGAATCATAATGCAGGCTGACAAAAGCATCTGTTTGATAGGAATTACTAATGTCTGCACGTTCATCAAGTGATACGAAATAATCACCATTACGAGTAACAATAACAGTTGCCCCGGCATTTCGCAGTTGTTCTGCTACTTTAACTGCTGTATCCGATACAAGATCCTTCTCATAGATTCCGTTAAGTCCAACTGCTCCAGGATCTTTTCCACCATGTCCAGGATCAAGCACGATATTGTAGCCTTCTAATGAATCTGATGTGACTTCAGGCGCGTTATTATTCGTATTATTGCTTGTATTATTCGGTTCGGATGCTTGTTCGCTATTTGACGAGGTGTTCGTTAACCATGCAGCAATCCATCCTGCCTGACCATTTCCTAATTTAATTTGATGCCAATCACCGTTTGTTTCTACTACGTTGTATGTATCTCCTGCTGATGACGATCCTATAACATTGTAATTCGTACCAGGACCTGAACGTAAACGTACACTATTTGCTGTGACTGTGATCGAATCCGACGTTGTTACAGATTGTGTATTAGCTGAACTCCCTTGGCTAGTATTCGTAATTGGAATTAGATGGTGCTTCGCAACCCAAGCTACATTTCCGCCGTAATAGGTTTGTACCCACCCGTGTTTCTCCTGGAATGCCATTACATTATTCCCTTTACTTAATACGCCAATGATTTCACCATCAGAAGCAGGTTCACTTCGAACATTTAATACCGAAGAATAAACCTCATAAGATTGACCTTCATTGGCATGTGTTAAACCGGGAACAAGAAGTGATCCCATTATCAGAAAACCAATGCCGATGAATAATTGTCGTAAATACCTCATTTGCTCCTCCTTTTGTCGAAAATAATTTTCCATAGATTAATAATAATAGTTAATACTTTCCTTAACAAGGGGAATTTAAACATTTTTCAGCAAAAACCGTGCTAAGTAACTAGTATTCGAGAATATAACTCCCTGTTTTTCATGTGAATAGAGATGAACTACCTAAACTTTAATTGATTACTAGGTACGTAGAATTAATAATTAGCCTGTCCGTAATTACTAGAAAATATACGTACTGTCAATAACAAAAGTGCAAGCTTTGGTACCTGCTTTCACGACAAGGCTATAGTGCGATTAAACCTCATGCCTTAGCCAGCCGGCAAATCTTCTTTATCCTGTCATGAGGTGAGGGAAGTCTTGCTAACCTTCAGTTCTTTATGGACGAGGCCGTTTTGGCAGCTGATTTATCCACAGTATTCTAATTTTATAGCTTCCTGCCAAATAAAAAAACACGTTGAACAGTCAACGTGCTTCCTCTTTTATAAGTAATGATGCTGCCTTTAATGCTGGTTTATCCTGAAGAATTTCCCCTGGCTTACTTGCTTTTCCAATTACATAACCTTCAAAGGACATTTTATAAAACTGACAAATATAATTAAATTGCTGGACAAGTGGAAGCCCCTTTATTGTCGGCGTATCACCGCCAACCGCAATGAGGTAAACCTTTTTCTTTGATAATGCTTCTCGAAAGTGTGGATATGCTGGGTCTCTTAATATTTGCGACCAGCGGTCAATAAACGTTTTCATCGGTCCGGACATACTATACCAGTAAATGGGAGTAGCGAAAACGATAATTTCATGAGCTAGCATTTGATCAACGAGCCATTGATGGCTATCTTCATTTGGGTCAAACCCGTTGACATCATGGCGTTGATCGAGAATAGGGCTGACAGTGTAATCACGTAAGTAAATATGCGTTCCTTTCTCTTTTGGTACGGCCTGATGTGCCAAAAACTCTGTATTTCCATGAACACGGGTTGAACCGTGAAAGACGATTATCTCCATCACAAATCCTCCTCGAAGGTAAAAACTATAAGTCTAAGTGAAGCCTTCCAACGCAAAAAGGCTCCTAAGAAACCCTTTAGCAAATGCCAAGTTTTCTAACGTCATCCATAGTATATGAATCAACTGGCAATAAGATGTTAGTTTCACAGAAGATCTCTTCGAAGACTCTCTGCTCTCAGGTTTTTTTCAATGGACACTATTCAACAACAACAAAAGCGGAGTAGTTTTGGGAATGATGGTAAATTTGCTTGCGCTGATTTAGTGGTTAAGGCTGCTTTTGTATTTTATATAAAAAAGCGGGCATCCTGTGCAAGCCCGCTTATTATTCCATATAAAATTAAAATGTTCATTTTCTACATCGATTTAGTAGTTAGTCCCAAACCTCACTTGCGATAATAAGACTTATGCAAAGACTTATACAAAAAGCAATAATTGCGATTAACATGAATAATGCCTCCTTTATTCATAAGAAAAATACTAAATTATGTTAAGTTTATTATAATATATATTACATTTAAAAAGAACGACATATTTCTGAACGATAGAAAGATAATAGCTGTTTTTACCATTAAGGGAATTAATATCCCTAACTCTAAGCGTGAGAGAACCAAAATAAGTGAAGAGTAGGGATAAAACAGCTAGTTCAAGAGCCTTGGGGTCTCCCTATTGGTATTAACATTGAGTGGGGGAGGAAAGCCCCCCGCTGAATGAAGTTCCACTTTATGCAGGAATACGCTTTTGCTGCTGAACCAAAAAGAAAAACACCCCAAGTAAAACAACGATACCTCCTGCAATCTGCATAGCATTTACCCGCTCTCCTAATAACAGGACTGCTAATGCAGTGGCCCCAACTGGCTCCCCTAGAATACTCATAGAAATGGTTGTAGTATTGACGTAATTCAGCAGCCAATTATTGATTACATGGGAAATAGTAGGGACAATAGCTAGCAGTAGAAAAATTCCCCATTCACGTGACTCATACCCACTGAGCGAAATTCCGGCAATAAGGTTATAAATTGTCAGTGTAATCGATGCAAATAGGAAAACAGTAAAGCTATAAATCCAGTGAGAAAGCTTCCTTACTACATTTTGTCCAATCAGCAGATAACCAACCACAGCAATGACACTCAGGAAAGACAGAAGATCTCCAAGCACAGCCTCCTTGCTTAAGCCAAGATCACCCCAGCCAACCATGACTGCACCAATTACCGCAATCCCAACCGTTAATAATGCAGAAATGGTTGTTCGTTCTTTGTATATAAGAAAGCCTCCAATTAATGCGACAATCGGCTGCAAAGTAAGGATTATGGTGGAGCTTGCTACGGTTGTTAGCTGTAACGATCCAAACCATAGGGCAAAATGCAATGCTAGAAACAGCCCAGAAAACATCAAAAGTAAAAAGTCTCGTTTGGAAATAAGCAGAAACTCTTTTCTTCTTTTCCATACAAATGGCAGCAATAAAATAGATGCAAACCACATACGATACATACTTGAGATCGTAGCAGGTGCATCAGACCATTTTACAAAAATGGCAGAAAAGGATATAGCTATAATCGATACGACTAATGGTATACCGATTTTTTTATTTGATTTTGCTTCTTCTTGCAATTCTTACTCGCACTCCTTCATTGATCTGTTAAACATGTTTACTAGTATAACATGTGTGAGGTGTTTTGAGTTTAGGATTTTTAAGCGGGAAGTAATGGAAGAGGCAGCCATTAGCATAGCT
This region of Oceanobacillus sp. FSL K6-2867 genomic DNA includes:
- a CDS encoding DMT family transporter; its protein translation is MQEEAKSNKKIGIPLVVSIIAISFSAIFVKWSDAPATISSMYRMWFASILLLPFVWKRRKEFLLISKRDFLLLMFSGLFLALHFALWFGSLQLTTVASSTIILTLQPIVALIGGFLIYKERTTISALLTVGIAVIGAVMVGWGDLGLSKEAVLGDLLSFLSVIAVVGYLLIGQNVVRKLSHWIYSFTVFLFASITLTIYNLIAGISLSGYESREWGIFLLLAIVPTISHVINNWLLNYVNTTTISMSILGEPVGATALAVLLLGERVNAMQIAGGIVVLLGVFFFLVQQQKRIPA
- a CDS encoding flavodoxin family protein encodes the protein MEIIVFHGSTRVHGNTEFLAHQAVPKEKGTHIYLRDYTVSPILDQRHDVNGFDPNEDSHQWLVDQMLAHEIIVFATPIYWYSMSGPMKTFIDRWSQILRDPAYPHFREALSKKKVYLIAVGGDTPTIKGLPLVQQFNYICQFYKMSFEGYVIGKASKPGEILQDKPALKAASLLIKEEAR
- a CDS encoding helix-turn-helix transcriptional regulator; translated protein: MDKKIGHRIKYHRLKSRMTQTELSNGVISVSYLSKIENGEVEPRQEVVSLLSKKLNMELEADEHNGIEFFKAWFRHLLVGNRKEAVKGYQHMKGHMNIADTSYRNIIDIHRLSYYILINDKANKEKQYKYLHSISHSFTEAETYYWYKFMGDYHFSLLSFKKALSFYQRAEDYLRYPIYSLKDEENDLYYLIALSASKLRQTHHTFSYATKALDYYQKVYNLKRCAECHILLGISYRRTYELDKAKESYQLAATIAELANEHSLYALCNQNLGKVYSLLNKSEEAIGYYLKSYELHASESISDQIVPVSSLMKEFYQKRDYTNADKWLQKGLDLSESLTPLDSIYVYEFKVYWYLIHGIEDREFVSLITKKVLPFLDEIQLPYEKYKYLKILADYYFDNRKYKLAASYYNYANSVLSGVYKERW
- a CDS encoding N-acetylmuramoyl-L-alanine amidase, translated to MRYLRQLFIGIGFLIMGSLLVPGLTHANEGQSYEVYSSVLNVRSEPASDGEIIGVLSKGNNVMAFQEKHGWVQTYYGGNVAWVAKHHLIPITNTSQGSSANTQSVTTSDSITVTANSVRLRSGPGTNYNVIGSSSAGDTYNVVETNGDWHQIKLGNGQAGWIAAWLTNTSSNSEQASEPNNTSNNTNNNAPEVTSDSLEGYNIVLDPGHGGKDPGAVGLNGIYEKDLVSDTAVKVAEQLRNAGATVIVTRNGDYFVSLDERADISNSYQTDAFVSLHYDSFPTIGVNGVTTYFGNGSDRGLAQNIQSALASTVSLDNRGIMQRNFSVLRGTTAPSVLIELGFITNPNDLATVQTAAYQNQVATAITDGLVDYFHR